From a single Nitrospira sp. genomic region:
- the pabA gene encoding aminodeoxychorismate/anthranilate synthase component II — MLLMIDNYDSFTYNLVQYFGELGEEVVVYRNDKISIPEIEALKPRRLVISPGPCTPTEAGVSVEAIRYFGGKLPLLGVCLGHQSLAVAFGGEVIRAERLMHGKTSMVRHDGRTIFRDLPNPFEATRYHSLIVNRKNLPECFEISAETAEGEIMGMRHKTLGIEGVQFHPESILTTAGKELLRNFLKL, encoded by the coding sequence ATGTTGTTGATGATCGATAACTACGATTCCTTTACCTACAACCTCGTCCAATACTTCGGCGAGTTGGGAGAGGAGGTCGTCGTCTACCGCAACGATAAGATTTCTATTCCGGAGATAGAAGCCTTGAAGCCGCGCCGGCTCGTCATTTCACCGGGTCCCTGTACGCCGACTGAAGCGGGTGTCTCGGTGGAGGCCATCAGATATTTCGGCGGCAAGTTGCCGCTGCTGGGCGTCTGCCTCGGTCACCAATCTCTTGCGGTCGCCTTCGGCGGAGAGGTGATTCGCGCCGAGCGCCTCATGCATGGGAAGACGTCCATGGTCCGTCATGACGGCCGCACGATTTTTCGAGATCTCCCCAACCCGTTTGAAGCGACCCGCTATCACTCGCTCATCGTCAACCGAAAGAACCTGCCCGAGTGTTTTGAGATCAGCGCCGAAACCGCCGAGGGTGAAATCATGGGGATGCGGCACAAGACGCTTGGAATCGAAGGGGTCCAATTCCATCCGGAGTCCATTCTCACCACTGCCGGCAAGGAGCTGTTGCGCAACTTCCTGAAGTTGTAG
- the trpD gene encoding anthranilate phosphoribosyltransferase — protein MIKDAIHKLAERANLTESEAETVMGEIMDGSATPAQIAAYLMGLRMKGETVEEIAGSVLAMRARATRIRVRDTQVVDTCGTGGDRAHTFNISTTAAFVVAGAGLTVAKHGNRSVSSKSGSADVLAALGVAINLPPERVSDCVNEVGIGFLFAPLYHSAMKHCAQPRQELGIRTLLNILGPLTNPAGARLQVVGVFDAGLTELLAKVLLHLGAQHCFVVHGMDGLDEMTVTDRTRVSEGKAGVVSSYAIDPSEFGLARVRPKELVGGSAEENAAITREIFRGRKGPKRDIVCLNAAPALVAGRKAKTLQDGFELAQRTIDSGAAMEKLEQLIDFTKKAS, from the coding sequence ATGATCAAAGACGCAATCCACAAACTGGCCGAACGGGCCAACCTGACCGAGTCGGAGGCAGAGACGGTCATGGGCGAGATCATGGATGGCAGCGCCACTCCGGCCCAGATTGCGGCGTACTTGATGGGGCTGCGGATGAAGGGGGAGACCGTCGAGGAGATTGCCGGATCGGTGTTGGCGATGCGTGCGCGAGCGACCAGAATCCGGGTCCGGGATACACAGGTCGTGGATACCTGCGGAACCGGAGGCGATCGAGCCCATACGTTCAATATCTCCACGACGGCGGCCTTTGTGGTAGCCGGAGCGGGGCTGACGGTGGCCAAACATGGCAATCGTTCGGTGTCGTCCAAATCCGGCAGCGCCGATGTCCTGGCGGCGCTGGGTGTGGCTATCAACCTGCCGCCTGAGCGGGTGTCCGATTGCGTGAACGAAGTGGGAATCGGGTTTCTCTTCGCGCCGCTGTACCACAGTGCGATGAAACACTGCGCCCAGCCGCGACAGGAATTGGGAATCCGCACCTTGCTGAATATCCTTGGGCCACTCACCAATCCGGCTGGTGCCCGGTTGCAAGTGGTGGGGGTTTTCGACGCGGGGTTGACGGAGTTGTTGGCGAAGGTGTTGCTCCACCTTGGCGCCCAACATTGTTTTGTGGTGCATGGGATGGACGGGTTGGATGAGATGACGGTGACCGATCGGACCAGAGTCTCGGAAGGGAAGGCTGGAGTGGTGTCGAGTTATGCCATCGACCCGTCTGAGTTCGGCCTCGCGCGGGTACGTCCGAAAGAGCTGGTGGGTGGAAGCGCGGAAGAGAACGCGGCCATTACACGAGAGATTTTCCGTGGGCGAAAAGGGCCGAAGCGCGACATCGTGTGCCTCAATGCGGCCCCTGCGCTTGTGGCCGGCCGCAAGGCGAAGACCCTGCAGGACGGATTTGAGTTGGCCCAACGGACGATTGATTCCGGCGCGGCGATGGAGAAATTGGAACAGTTGATCGACTTTACCAAGAAGGCCTCGTGA
- the trpC gene encoding indole-3-glycerol phosphate synthase TrpC, with protein sequence MILDRILEHKKAEIRHKNSRGYLAELKTKIRDAGPTLGFAVTLDARRTPTRPALIAEVKKASPSLGLLRPEFEQRFEPVRIAEAYREHGATAVSVLTDKDFFQGNLEYLADVKERVGLPALNKEFMVADIQFYEARAYGADAVLLIVAGLEKRQLIDFAALAKELSLDVLVETHHERELDTVLEWLPDVRLIGINNRDLKTFSTDLGVTIRLAKRIPADKLIVSESGIHKRDDVVRLVEAGVHAMLIGESLIRAQDIGVKTRELLGDEPKKEAQ encoded by the coding sequence GTGATTCTCGACCGGATCCTTGAACATAAGAAAGCGGAGATTCGTCATAAGAACAGTCGCGGCTACCTGGCGGAGCTGAAGACCAAAATCCGTGACGCGGGGCCGACGCTCGGATTCGCCGTCACGCTCGATGCGCGCCGCACGCCGACCAGGCCGGCCTTGATCGCCGAGGTCAAAAAGGCGTCTCCCAGTCTGGGGTTATTGCGGCCTGAGTTCGAGCAGCGGTTCGAGCCGGTCCGTATCGCCGAGGCCTATCGAGAGCATGGGGCGACGGCCGTCTCCGTTCTCACCGACAAAGACTTTTTCCAGGGGAATCTGGAGTATCTGGCCGACGTGAAGGAGCGGGTAGGGCTGCCGGCGCTGAACAAAGAGTTCATGGTCGCCGACATCCAATTTTACGAAGCGCGAGCCTATGGGGCAGACGCGGTGCTCTTGATTGTGGCGGGTCTGGAGAAACGCCAGTTGATCGACTTTGCGGCACTGGCTAAAGAATTGTCGCTGGACGTGTTGGTGGAGACGCACCATGAGCGCGAGCTTGATACCGTGCTTGAATGGTTGCCGGATGTGCGGTTGATTGGCATCAACAACCGGGACCTCAAGACCTTCTCGACGGATCTCGGCGTCACCATACGGTTGGCAAAGCGGATTCCTGCCGACAAACTGATCGTGAGCGAGAGTGGTATTCACAAACGCGACGATGTGGTGCGGCTGGTGGAAGCCGGTGTGCATGCCATGCTGATCGGCGAGTCGCTGATCCGGGCACAGGACATCGGGGTGAAGACTCGTGAGCTGCTGGGTGACGAGCCCAAGAAGGAGGCGCAATGA
- a CDS encoding phosphoribosylanthranilate isomerase: MVKVKICGLTNAEDAAVAVEAGADAVGFVFHKKSPRCAETAAVKAIVKELPPFVLPIGVFVNEDAKVVRDIMDSCGLALAQLHGDETAAYCETLGRPVLKAIRLRDRASFLALAEFQGRAGVRGFLVDAFSPDAYGGTGQVADWSLAAEAAAVARILLAGGLTPENVAQAVGQVRPYGVDVSSGVEARPGKKDHAKVRTFVQAVRMVSR; this comes from the coding sequence ATGGTCAAAGTCAAAATTTGTGGCCTGACGAATGCCGAGGATGCGGCGGTGGCAGTGGAGGCGGGTGCGGATGCCGTCGGGTTTGTCTTTCACAAGAAGAGTCCTCGCTGCGCAGAAACGGCGGCGGTCAAGGCCATTGTCAAGGAACTCCCGCCTTTCGTGTTGCCGATCGGGGTGTTCGTGAATGAGGATGCCAAGGTCGTGCGGGATATCATGGACAGTTGCGGTTTGGCCCTTGCGCAGTTGCATGGCGATGAAACGGCGGCCTATTGCGAGACGTTGGGCCGCCCCGTCCTCAAGGCCATTAGGCTCAGGGACCGTGCATCATTTCTGGCCTTGGCCGAATTCCAGGGGCGTGCCGGCGTGCGCGGGTTCTTGGTGGATGCATTTTCTCCGGATGCCTACGGCGGAACGGGGCAGGTGGCTGATTGGTCCTTGGCCGCCGAAGCCGCGGCGGTGGCCCGTATTCTCCTGGCCGGCGGCTTGACGCCGGAGAATGTCGCGCAGGCCGTCGGTCAGGTTCGTCCCTACGGCGTCGACGTGAGCAGCGGCGTCGAAGCGCGACCCGGAAAGAAGGATCACGCGAAGGTTCGGACGTTTGTACAGGCTGTCAGGATGGTGTCCCGTTAG